From a single Populus trichocarpa isolate Nisqually-1 chromosome 17, P.trichocarpa_v4.1, whole genome shotgun sequence genomic region:
- the LOC18106496 gene encoding microtubule-destabilizing protein 60 isoform X1: MEKAHTKSALKKLVKASSQSAPWSNAARGMAKDDLKDPLYDKSKVAPKPFAKENTKPQEFKLHTGQRALKRAMFNYSVATKIYMNEQQKRQIERIQKIIEEEEVRTMRKEMVPRAQLMPYFDRPFFPQRSSRPLTVPREPSFHMVNSKCWSCIPEDELYYYFEHAHPHDHAWKPVK, from the exons ATGGAGAAAGCACATACAAAATCTGCTCTTAAg AAGCTTGTTAAGGCTAGCTCACAGTCTGCACCATGGAGCAATGCTGCTAGAGGAATG GCAAAAGATGATCTCAAGGATCCGCTTTATGACAAATCCAAG GTTGCCCCAAAACCTTTTGCAAAAGAAAACACTAAGCCCCAAGAATTCAAACTCCACACTGGACAAAGAGCTCTCAAACGTGCCATGTTCAACTATTCT GTGGCAACCAAGATATATATGAATGAGCAACAGAAGAGGCAAATAGAGAGGATACAAAAG atcatagaagaagaagaggttcGTACGATGAGGAAGGAGATGGTTCCAAGAGCTCAATTGATGCCTTACTTTGACAGACCTTTCTTTCCCCAAAG ATCAAGCAGGCCATTGACAGTTCCTAGAGAGCCAAGTTTCCACATGGTGAACAGCAAGTGTTGGAGCTGCATCCCTGAGGATGAACTTTACTACTACTTTGAACATGCTCATCCCCATGATCATGCCTGGAAGCctgttaagtaa
- the LOC18106495 gene encoding pre-mRNA splicing factor SR-like 1 isoform X2 encodes MEIQTNGKPIDSLLEKVLCMNILSSDYFKELYRLKTYHEVIDEIYNQVDHVEPWMTGNCRGPSTSFCLLYKFFTMKLTVKQMHGLLKHKDSPYIRAVGFLYLRYAGDPKTLWNWFEPYIKDDEEFSPGTSGRKTTMGVYVRDLLLGQVSTTLIPFSPVFLFLSCGRSHRIWRS; translated from the exons ATGGAGATACAGACAAATGGGAAACCAATAGATTCGCTGTTAGAGAAGGTCCTTTGTATGAACATACTATCATCAGATTACTTCAAGGAGCTTTACCGATTAAAGACATACCATGAAGTGATAGATGAAATATACAATCAAGTTGACCATGTTGAGCCATGGATGACTGGCAACTGTCGTGGTCCATCTACTTCCTTTTGCCTTCTATACAAGTTCTTCACCATGAAACTCACTGTCAAACAAATGCATGGTTTGCTAAAGCACAAGGATTCTCCTTATATCAGAGCG GTTGGGTTCCTCTACCTGAGATATGCTGGGGATCCAAAGACACTGTGGAATTGGTTTGAACCATATATTAAAGACGATGAG GAATTTTCTCCAGGAACTAGTGGAAGGAAGACGACAATGGGTGTTTATGTGCGTGATTTGCTTCTCGGACAGGTCAG TACTACTTTGATACCCTTTTCCCCCGTATTCCTGTTCCTGTCATGCGGCAGATCACATCGAATCTGGAGAAGTTGA
- the LOC7496605 gene encoding universal stress protein PHOS32, which yields MGKARTFGVGMDYSPTSKAALRWAAENLIDEGDRVILIQAQPPKADHTRKQLFEENGSPLVPLEEFREINYSKQYGLTHDPEVLDILDTVSKTKGAKVVAKVYWGDPREKLIDAVDDLKLDSLVIGSRGLGAIKRVLLGSVSYYVVTNASCPVTVVKGSKP from the exons ATGGGAAAAGCACGTACGTTTGGTGTTGGCATGGACTACTCTCCTACAAGCAAGGCAGCCCTCCGTTGGGCAGCGGAGAATTTGATAGACGAGGGAGACCGAGTTATTCTAATCCAAGCTCAGCCTCCTAAAGCTGATCATACCAGGAAGCAGCTTTTCGAGGAAAATGGATCAC CTTTAGTGCCACTTGAGGAATTCAGGGAGATTAATTATTCAAAGCAATATGGGCTTACTCATGATCCTGAAGTGCTTGACATTCTTGATACAGTTTCGAAGACCAAAGGG GCTAAGGTGGTGGCAAAGGTTTACTGGGGAGATCCAAGGGAGAAGCTGATTGATGCTGTGGATGATCTCAAGTTGGATTCTCTTGTTATTGGAAGTAGGGGTTTAGGTGCTATCAAGAG GGTTTTGCTTGGGAGTGTTAGCTACTATGTGGTGACAAATGCTTCATGTCCAGTCACCGTGGTTAAGGGATCCAAACCCTAA
- the LOC18106495 gene encoding pre-mRNA splicing factor SR-like 1 isoform X1 produces the protein MEIQTNGKPIDSLLEKVLCMNILSSDYFKELYRLKTYHEVIDEIYNQVDHVEPWMTGNCRGPSTSFCLLYKFFTMKLTVKQMHGLLKHKDSPYIRAVGFLYLRYAGDPKTLWNWFEPYIKDDEEFSPGTSGRKTTMGVYVRDLLLGQYYFDTLFPRIPVPVMRQITSNLEKLKLPTKISGSTGDGNRHGSDDTARRPPSVKAALSVSFGQRAPHRASTRDSSPVRRTIPSPSYDRTSDDSRSRLGQSREYSDKEYSDRDHDRGRERDQDHDRDRERDRVRDRDQERERDRDRERDWDQSRDRDRDRERDRYRRYDYDRSSRYTDRESRRDSEQSSRDRSRHYRESSSYRSRSRSRSRSRSRSSQAGASPFDRHPTPQRDGNKDKTSAPSNLAKLKDLYGDLSDQKGDAGLERVPRRDNDGEEVFRLGGSTWR, from the exons ATGGAGATACAGACAAATGGGAAACCAATAGATTCGCTGTTAGAGAAGGTCCTTTGTATGAACATACTATCATCAGATTACTTCAAGGAGCTTTACCGATTAAAGACATACCATGAAGTGATAGATGAAATATACAATCAAGTTGACCATGTTGAGCCATGGATGACTGGCAACTGTCGTGGTCCATCTACTTCCTTTTGCCTTCTATACAAGTTCTTCACCATGAAACTCACTGTCAAACAAATGCATGGTTTGCTAAAGCACAAGGATTCTCCTTATATCAGAGCG GTTGGGTTCCTCTACCTGAGATATGCTGGGGATCCAAAGACACTGTGGAATTGGTTTGAACCATATATTAAAGACGATGAG GAATTTTCTCCAGGAACTAGTGGAAGGAAGACGACAATGGGTGTTTATGTGCGTGATTTGCTTCTCGGACAG TACTACTTTGATACCCTTTTCCCCCGTATTCCTGTTCCTGTCATGCGGCAGATCACATCGAATCTGGAGAAGTTGAAGCTACCAACAAAAATCTCTGGTTCGACAGGGGATGGAAACCGTCATGGATCTGATGATACGGCACGCCGGCCACCATCTGTGAAGGCAGCACTTTCAGTCTCTTTTGGTCAGCGTGCTCCTCATCGTGCATCAACCAGGGATTCGTCTCCTGTTCGTCGCACAATACCTTCCCCCTCCTATGACAGAACCAGTGATGATTCACGAAGTCGACTCGGCCAGAGTCGTGAATATTCTGATAAAGAATATTCAGATCGGGATCATGATAGGGGTAGGGAAAGGGACCAAGACCATGATCGGGATAGAGAGAGGGACAGGGTTCGGGATAGGGAtcaggagagagaaagggaCCGGGATCGTGAAAGGGATTGGGATCAGAGTCGGGACAGAGACAGGGATCGGGAAAGGGATAGATACAGAAGGTATGATTATGATAGAAGTTCCAGGTACACTGATAGGGAAAGCAGAAGGGATTCTGAACAGAGCAGCCGTGACAGAAGTAGGCATTATAGAGAAAGTAGTTCTTATAGAAGCCGCAGTCGAAGCAGGAGCAGGAGCAGGAGCCGAAGCTCGCAAGCTGGCGCATCACCATTTGATCGCCATCCAACTCCTCAAAGGGATGGAAACAAGGATAAGACATCTGCGCCTAGCAATCTGGCTAAGCTCAAAGATCTTTATGGTGATCTTAGTGATCAGAAAGGGGATGCTGGCCTGGAAAGGGTTCCTCGGAGGGATAATGATGGTGAAGAGGTTTTTAGACTCGGTGGTTCCACTTGGAGGTAG
- the LOC18106493 gene encoding transmembrane 9 superfamily member 4 — MEKKLVPCLVVSILIFCSVTHVRSDASDHRYKVGEDVPLYVNKVGPFHNPSETYRYFDLPFCSSGPTKDKKEALGEVLNGDRLVTAPYKLDFLNDKDSEIACRKRLTKEQVAQFREVVSKDYYFQMYYDDLPIWGFLGKVDKERKNDPSEYKYYLFKHLHFTIFYNKDRVIEITAQSDLNNVVDLTEDKEVDVEFMYSVKWKETEIPFEKRMEKYSQSSSLPHHLEIHWFSIINSCVTVLLLTGFLATILMRVLKNDFVKYAHDEESAEDQEETGWKYIHGDVFRYPKYKSLLAAAVGSGTQLFTLTIFIFVLALVGVFYPYNRGALFTALVVIYALTAGIAGYTAASFFCQLEGTNWVRNLLLTGALFCGPLFLTFCFLNTVAIAYSATAALPFGTIVVIFLIWALVTTPLLVLGGIAGKNSKAEFQAPVRTTKYPREIPQLPWYRKTLPQMAMAGFLPFSAIYIELYYIFASVWGHRIYTIYSILFIVFIILLIVTAFITVALTYFQLAAEDHEWWWRSFLCGGSTGLFIYGYCLYYYYARSDMSGFMQTSFFFGYMACVCYGFFLMLGSIGFRASLFFVRHIYRSIKCE; from the exons atggagaagaaaCTAGTGCCTTGTTTGGTAGTctctattttgatattttgcagTGTGACCCATGTTAGATCAGATGCATCTGATCATCGTTACAAAGTAGGAGAGGATGTCCCTCTTTATGTCAACAAGGTTGGACCGTTTCACAATCCCAG TGAAACATACCGCTATTTCGATCTTCCTTTCTGTTCATCAG GTCCGACAAAGGACAAGAAGGAAGCCCTTGGTGAAGTGTTGAATGGTGATCGTCTAGTCACTGCCCCATACAAACTTGACTTTTTAAATGACAAAGACTCTGAAATTGCTTGCAGAAAGAGGTTGACGAAGGAGCAAGTTGCTCAGTTCCGGGAAGTTGTTTCCAAGGACTACTACTTCCAAATGTATTATGATGACTTGCCCATTTGGGGTTTCTTAGGGAAAGTTGATAAGGAACGCAAGAATGACCCTAGTGAATACAAATATTACCTGTTTAAGCATCTTCActttaccatcttttacaacAAAGATCGTGTCATTGAGATCACTGCACAATCTGATCTTAACAATGTTGTGGACCTGACTGAAGATAAGGAAGTTGATGTGGAGTTTATGTACTCAGTTAAATGGAAGGAAACAGAAATTCCATTTGAGAAAAGGATGGAGAAGTATTCGCAGTCTTCTTCACTGCCTCATCACTTGGAAATTCATTGGTTTTCCATTATTAACTCATGTGTGACAGTTCTCCTCTTGACTGGTTTTCTTGCCACAATTCTCATGCGAGTCCTGAAGAATGATTTTGTCAA GTATGCTCATGATGAGGAGTCAGCTGAAGACCAAGAAGAGACTGGGTGGAAGTACATCCATGGTGATGTATTTAGATATCCGAAGTATAAGTCTTTGCTTGCAGCAGCAGTTGGCTCTGGCACCCAGCTGTTTACCCT CACAATTTTCATTTTCGTGCTTGCACTTGTTGGTGTCTTTTATCCTTATAATCGTGGAGCTCTATTTACTGCACTGGTTGTCATATATGCTCTGACAGCTGGGATTGCAGGCTACACTGCAGCCTCTTTCTTTTGCCAACTGGAAGGAACAAATTGG GTCAGGAACTTGTTGCTAACTGGAGCCCTGTTTTGTGGTCCTCTGTTTCTCACCTTTTGCTTTCTTAATACTGTTGCAATTGCATATAGTGCCACTGCAGCATTACCATTTGGAACAATAGTGGTGATATTTCTTATTTGGGCTCTGGTAACAACACCATTGCTGGTATTGGGTGGGATTGCAGGGAAGAATAGCAAGGCTGAGTTTCAGGCTCCTGTCCGCACCACTAAATATCCCAGAGAGATTCCTCAGTTGCCTTGGTATCGGAAAACACTTCCTCAGATGGCCATGGCAGGATTCTTGCCTTTTAGTGCAATATATATCGAACTTTACTACATATTTGCCAGTGTTTGGGGTCACAGGATCTACACCATATACAGCATCTTGTTCATTGTCTTCATCATTCTCTTGATTGTCACTGCTTTTATAACAGTGGCGTTGACATATTTCCAACTTGCTGCTGAAGACCATGAGTGGTGGTGGAG GTCTTTCCTCTGTGGTGGATCAACTGGCCTGTTCATTTATGGCTATTGCTTGTATTACTACTATGCCAGATCAGATATGTCCGGCTTCATGCAAACCTCATTTTTCTTTGGCTACATGGCCTGTGTTTGTTACGGTTTCTTCCTCATGCTTGGCAGTATTGGGTTCCGTGCTTCCTTGTTCTTTGTCCGCCACATCTACCGTTCAATCAAGTGCGAGTAG
- the LOC18106494 gene encoding transmembrane 9 superfamily member 3: MEKKLVPCLVSFVLILCSVSHVRSDASDHRYKVGDDVPLYVNKVGPFHNPSETYRYFDLPFCSSGPTKDKKEALGEVLNGDRLVTAPYKLDFLNDKDSEVACKNTLTKEQVAQFREAVSKDYYFQMYYDDLPIWGFLGKVDKERKNDPSEYKYYLFKHLHFTIFYNKDRVIEISAQSDLNNVVDLTEDKEVNVEFMYSVKWKETDITFEKRMDKYSQSSSLPHHLEIHWFSIINSCVTVLLLTGFLATILMRVLKNDFVKYAHDEESAEDQEETGWKYIHGDVFRYPKYKSLLAAAVGSGTQLFTLTIFIFVLALVGVFYPYNRGALFTALVVIYALTAGIAGYTAASFFCQLEGTNWVRNLLLTGALFCGPLFLTFCFLNTVAITYSATAALPFGTIVVIFLIWALVTTPLLVLGGIAGKNSKAEFQAPVRTTKYPREIPQLPWYRKTLPQMAMAGFLPFSAIYIELYYIFASVWGHRIYTIYSILFIVFIILLIVTAFITVALTYFQLAAEDHEWWWRSFLCGGSTGLFIYGYCLYYYYARSDMSGFMQTSFFFGYMACVCYGFFLMLGSIGFRASLFFVRHIYRSIKCE; this comes from the exons ATGGAGAAGAAACTAGTGCCTTGTTTGGtttcatttgttttgatattgTGCAGCGTGTCCCATGTTAGATCAGATGCATCTGATCATCGTTACAAAGTTGGAGATGATGTCCCTCTCTATGTTAACAAGGTTGGACCTTTTCACAATCCCAG TGAAACATACCGCTACTTTGATCTGCCTTTCTGCTCATCAG GTCCTACAAAGGACAAGAAAGAAGCCCTTGGTGAAGTGTTGAATGGGGATCGTTTAGTCACTGCCCCATACAAACTTGACTTTTTAAATGACAAAGATTCTGAAGTTGCATGCAAAAACACGCTGACAAAGGAACAAGTTGCTCAGTTCCGAGAAGCAGTTTCCAAGGACTACTACTTCCAAATGTATTATGATGACTTGCCCATTTGGGGTTTCTTAGGGAAAGTTGATAAGGAACGCAAGAATGACCCTAGTGAATACAAATATTACCTGTTTAAGCATCTTCActttaccatcttttacaataAGGATCGTGTCATTGAGATCTCTGCACAATCTGATCTGAACAATGTTGTGGACCTTACTGAAGATAAAGAAGTCAATGTGGAGTTCATGTATTCAGTTAAATGGAAGGAAACAGATATAACATTTGAGAAAAGGATGGACAAGTATTCACAATCTTCTTCACTTCCTCATCACTTGGAAATTCATTGGTTCTCAATTATTAACTCATGTGTGACAGTTCTCCTCTTGACTGGTTTTCTTGCCACAATTCTCATGCGAGTCCTGAAGAATGATTTTGTCAA ATATGCTCATGATGAGGAGTCAGCTGAAGACCAAGAAGAGACTGGGTGGAAGTACATCCATGGTGATGTATTTAGATATCCGAAGTATAAGTCTTTGCTTGCAGCAGCAGTTGGCTCTGGCACCCAGCTGTTTACCCT CACAATTTTCATTTTCGTGCTTGCTCTAGTTGGTGTCTTTTATCCTTATAATCGTGGAGCTCTATTTACTGCACTGGTTGTCATATATGCTCTGACAGCTGGGATTGCAGGCTACACTGCAGCCTCTTTCTTTTGCCAACTGGAAGGAACAAATTGG GTCAGGAACTTGTTATTAACTGGAGCCCTATTTTGTGGACCCCTGTTTCTCACTTTCTGCTTTCTTAATACCGTTGCAATCACGTATAGTGCCACTGCAGCATTGCCATTTGGAACAATAGTGGTGATATTTCTTATTTGGGCTCTGGTAACAACACCATTGCTGGTACTGGGTGGGATTGCAGGGAAGAATAGCAAGGCTGAGTTTCAGGCTCCCGTCCGCACCACTAAATATCCCAGAGAGATTCCTCAGTTGCCTTGGTATCGGAAAACACTTCCTCAGATGGCCATGGCAGGATTCTTGCCTTTCAGTGCAATATACATTGAACTTTACTACATATTTGCCAGTGTTTGGGGTCACAGGATCTACACCATATACAGCATCTTGTTCATTGTTTTCATCATTCTCTTGATTGTCACTGCTTTTATAACAGTGGCGTTGACATATTTCCAACTTGCTGCTGAAGACCATGAGTGGTGGTGGAG GTCGTTCCTTTGTGGTGGATCAACTGGATTGTTCATTTATGGCTATTGCTTGTATTACTACTATGCAAGATCAGATATGTCAGGCTTCATGCAAACCTCCTTTTTCTTTGGCTACATGGCCTGTGTTTGCTATGGTTTCTTCCTCATGCTTGGCAGTATTGGGTTCCGTGCCTCCTTGTTTTTTGTCCGGCACATTTACCGTTCAATCAAGTGCGAATAG
- the LOC18106495 gene encoding pre-mRNA splicing factor SR-like 1 isoform X3 translates to MEIQTNGKPIDSLLEKVLCMNILSSDYFKELYRLKTYHEVIDEIYNQVDHVEPWMTGNCRGPSTSFCLLYKFFTMKLTVKQMHGLLKHKDSPYIRAISPNQG, encoded by the exons ATGGAGATACAGACAAATGGGAAACCAATAGATTCGCTGTTAGAGAAGGTCCTTTGTATGAACATACTATCATCAGATTACTTCAAGGAGCTTTACCGATTAAAGACATACCATGAAGTGATAGATGAAATATACAATCAAGTTGACCATGTTGAGCCATGGATGACTGGCAACTGTCGTGGTCCATCTACTTCCTTTTGCCTTCTATACAAGTTCTTCACCATGAAACTCACTGTCAAACAAATGCATGGTTTGCTAAAGCACAAGGATTCTCCTTATATCAGAGCG ATCTCTCCAAACCAAGGTTGA
- the LOC18106496 gene encoding microtubule-destabilizing protein 60 isoform X2, translating into MEKAHTKSALKAKDDLKDPLYDKSKVAPKPFAKENTKPQEFKLHTGQRALKRAMFNYSVATKIYMNEQQKRQIERIQKIIEEEEVRTMRKEMVPRAQLMPYFDRPFFPQRSSRPLTVPREPSFHMVNSKCWSCIPEDELYYYFEHAHPHDHAWKPVK; encoded by the exons ATGGAGAAAGCACATACAAAATCTGCTCTTAAg GCAAAAGATGATCTCAAGGATCCGCTTTATGACAAATCCAAG GTTGCCCCAAAACCTTTTGCAAAAGAAAACACTAAGCCCCAAGAATTCAAACTCCACACTGGACAAAGAGCTCTCAAACGTGCCATGTTCAACTATTCT GTGGCAACCAAGATATATATGAATGAGCAACAGAAGAGGCAAATAGAGAGGATACAAAAG atcatagaagaagaagaggttcGTACGATGAGGAAGGAGATGGTTCCAAGAGCTCAATTGATGCCTTACTTTGACAGACCTTTCTTTCCCCAAAG ATCAAGCAGGCCATTGACAGTTCCTAGAGAGCCAAGTTTCCACATGGTGAACAGCAAGTGTTGGAGCTGCATCCCTGAGGATGAACTTTACTACTACTTTGAACATGCTCATCCCCATGATCATGCCTGGAAGCctgttaagtaa